A genomic stretch from Terriglobus sp. RCC_193 includes:
- a CDS encoding DoxX family protein gives MNRQLQPALTAFAVGLIGLGVLALIHGDFALVWQPVPVSLPGRSVLAYASGLLMFFGGIGLLFRASAAWSARLLFPYLFVWLLLKVPALVVAPKMEAVWLGFGEIAVLFAAGWVVFATLAEPSSAPILTLVSGQWGIRLATMLFGIALIPIGLSHIVYTSQTVALIPTWLPFRTALAYLTGAGQIICGVAVLLSIFPRIAAAVEAAMVSLFAILVWLPAILASPKARLPWTAFFITWFFASSAWVVSRGISSDLRTPDVATKK, from the coding sequence ATGAATCGACAGTTGCAGCCTGCCCTTACCGCCTTTGCCGTCGGACTGATTGGCCTTGGTGTTCTCGCCCTCATTCACGGCGACTTTGCGCTCGTCTGGCAGCCTGTACCGGTTTCGCTCCCGGGCCGGTCCGTCCTCGCTTACGCTTCCGGTTTGCTGATGTTCTTTGGCGGTATCGGCCTGCTCTTCCGCGCCTCCGCTGCGTGGTCGGCCCGCCTCCTCTTCCCCTATCTTTTCGTTTGGCTGCTGCTCAAAGTACCCGCACTCGTCGTGGCTCCCAAAATGGAAGCCGTCTGGCTGGGCTTCGGTGAGATCGCCGTCCTCTTCGCAGCAGGATGGGTCGTCTTCGCCACGCTCGCCGAACCCAGTTCAGCCCCGATCCTCACACTCGTCTCGGGTCAATGGGGCATCCGCCTGGCGACCATGCTTTTCGGTATCGCCTTGATCCCCATCGGTCTCTCACACATCGTCTATACCAGCCAGACCGTTGCTCTCATTCCAACGTGGCTCCCCTTCAGAACCGCGTTGGCCTACCTCACCGGTGCCGGACAGATCATCTGTGGCGTGGCCGTTTTGTTGTCAATCTTTCCGCGCATTGCCGCAGCGGTCGAGGCCGCAATGGTCAGCCTGTTTGCCATCCTCGTTTGGCTTCCTGCAATCCTCGCCTCACCCAAGGCCAGGCTTCCCTGGACAGCGTTCTTCATCACTTGGTTCTTCGCTTCCAGCGCCTGGGTCGTGTCGCGCGGCATATCTTCTGACCTGCGCACACCCGATGTCGCTACGAAAAAGTGA
- a CDS encoding TetR family transcriptional regulator — MPASTLNKHEQKTQETRRLLLAAAEKIFIRDGYEKADLGVIASEAGRTKGAIYGQFKSKEEVFLALYEAQALRYRAKMQELLSFSKSIEGNLTAMRKYVLEFATNDTWGLLLLEYRLFVVRHPEAKERLNQTYTSVVSADEEKRYVELLGPAPKGKGSISRSAAVHAMFATLSALQLESKFAPKAIGATEIRDIAAKVFDALFGYSK; from the coding sequence ATGCCTGCTTCCACACTCAACAAACACGAACAGAAGACCCAGGAGACTCGAAGACTTCTTTTAGCAGCAGCTGAGAAAATTTTCATTCGAGACGGGTATGAAAAGGCCGATCTCGGTGTCATTGCCAGTGAAGCCGGGCGTACCAAGGGCGCGATCTATGGGCAATTCAAGAGCAAAGAAGAAGTCTTTCTGGCTCTCTATGAGGCACAGGCGCTTCGGTACAGGGCGAAGATGCAGGAGTTGCTGTCCTTTTCGAAAAGCATCGAAGGCAATCTCACTGCCATGCGGAAGTATGTTCTGGAGTTCGCTACGAATGACACCTGGGGGCTGTTGCTTTTAGAGTACCGGCTGTTTGTCGTCCGTCATCCCGAAGCGAAAGAGCGGTTGAATCAAACCTACACTTCCGTTGTTTCAGCGGACGAGGAGAAGAGGTATGTGGAATTGCTGGGGCCGGCGCCAAAGGGTAAGGGATCGATCAGTCGCTCCGCAGCCGTTCATGCGATGTTCGCAACGCTTTCCGCACTGCAGCTCGAATCCAAGTTTGCTCCGAAGGCGATTGGAGCAACCGAGATCCGAGACATCGCGGCTAAGGTTTTCGATGCGCTCTTTGGCTATTCGAAGTGA
- the fmt gene encoding methionyl-tRNA formyltransferase: MKLVFCGTPNFAVPTLEALLTAGHGVALVVSQPDKPVGRSGEVNPTPVKVAATAHGIPVLQPEKLKTNQELRSTLEAIAPDAIIVVAYGRIIPQWMLDLPKHGCINGHGSLLPRWRGAAPIQWAIAAGDAETGVTTMRLNAGLDTGPMLLKRSVPITDTTTSPELFVSLAQIGAELMVETLAGLEAGSIVPEEQDDSLATLAPILTRDDARIDFTQPARVIDQRFRGFQPWPGAFTSLRGKKLIVHAMHVAPANEGTGNGQQSGTLTVRDRAMEVGCGFGSAIVFDEVQLEGKKRMPAADFLRGFQLKSGELLGS, translated from the coding sequence ATGAAGCTGGTCTTCTGCGGCACACCAAATTTCGCTGTTCCTACTCTGGAGGCACTCCTTACCGCCGGGCATGGGGTGGCGCTGGTGGTGTCGCAGCCGGACAAGCCGGTGGGCCGCAGTGGCGAGGTGAATCCTACGCCCGTTAAGGTGGCTGCAACGGCGCACGGTATCCCCGTGCTGCAGCCGGAGAAGCTCAAGACCAACCAGGAGCTTCGCTCCACGCTGGAAGCCATTGCGCCCGATGCCATCATCGTGGTCGCGTATGGCCGCATCATTCCGCAATGGATGCTGGACCTGCCGAAGCATGGCTGCATCAATGGGCATGGTTCGCTGTTGCCTCGCTGGCGTGGCGCTGCACCCATTCAGTGGGCGATTGCGGCGGGCGATGCGGAAACGGGCGTGACCACGATGCGGTTGAATGCCGGGCTCGATACCGGGCCGATGCTGTTGAAGCGGTCTGTTCCCATTACAGATACGACCACTTCGCCGGAGCTGTTTGTGTCCCTCGCGCAGATTGGTGCGGAGTTGATGGTAGAGACGCTTGCGGGGCTTGAAGCTGGAAGCATCGTGCCGGAAGAGCAGGATGATTCGCTGGCGACCCTTGCGCCGATCCTGACTCGTGATGATGCACGCATCGACTTCACGCAGCCTGCTCGCGTGATTGACCAGCGTTTCCGGGGGTTTCAGCCCTGGCCCGGAGCCTTCACTTCGTTGCGAGGAAAGAAGCTGATCGTGCATGCGATGCATGTTGCTCCTGCAAACGAGGGAACAGGGAACGGCCAGCAGTCTGGAACGCTCACCGTACGCGATAGAGCGATGGAAGTGGGTTGCGGGTTCGGCTCGGCCATCGTCTTCGATGAGGTGCAGCTTGAGGGTAAGAAGCGGATGCCCGCTGCGGATTTTCTGCGGGGCTTTCAGTTGAAGAGCGGCGAACTTCTCGGTTCCTGA
- the def gene encoding peptide deformylase, whose protein sequence is MIYPIVKYPEPVLQKKAEPVTEFNADLKKLADDMFESMYAAEGIGLAAPQIGISKRMYIVDLSVGKNPEDRLVLINPEIIEKEGKQTEEEGCLSLPDIRDKVSRHFRVRMRAQDVNGKWFEIDGEELLSRAFQHELDHLDGILFIDRLSRLKKDLILRRIRKLIKNGEW, encoded by the coding sequence ATGATCTATCCCATCGTGAAGTATCCGGAGCCGGTGCTGCAGAAGAAGGCAGAGCCTGTTACCGAGTTCAACGCCGACCTGAAGAAGCTGGCGGACGACATGTTCGAGAGCATGTACGCCGCTGAAGGCATCGGTCTGGCTGCGCCGCAGATCGGTATCAGCAAGCGCATGTATATCGTCGATCTCTCCGTGGGTAAGAACCCGGAAGATCGCCTTGTCCTGATCAATCCGGAGATCATTGAGAAGGAAGGGAAGCAGACCGAGGAAGAGGGCTGTCTCTCGCTGCCGGATATCCGTGACAAGGTGAGCCGCCACTTCCGCGTGCGTATGCGTGCACAGGATGTGAACGGCAAGTGGTTTGAGATTGATGGTGAGGAACTGCTGTCGCGCGCCTTCCAGCATGAGCTGGACCACCTCGACGGCATCCTGTTCATCGACCGGCTTTCACGGCTGAAGAAGGACCTGATTCTGCGGCGCATCCGCAAGCTCATCAAGAACGGCGAGTGGTAA
- the aroC gene encoding chorismate synthase yields MLQFSTAGESHGEALVAMLSGLPAGVPVDSAFLARELWRRQQGFGRGGRMRIETDTAHILSGVRHGKTIGSPIAMTIANRDWKNWEEILPVEEGDPSRHKAVASPRPGHADLAGALKYNFADARYILERASARESTARVAAGAIAKMLLRSLGIEVLSHVVRVGAVELQRPYQWDEIVASTAREAVLLNCIDPEVEQQMKGEVDKALRTGDTVGGVFEVVAHGVPAGIGSHVTWEGRLDGLLAQAVMSLQAVKAVEIGRGVTAAESMGSTVHDAIHYATEEEAAAAHTRFTRESNNAGGIEGGISNGQDVTVRGYLKPISTLRRPLASVNFDTREPVKAAYERSDVCVVPAAGVAAEAMVAITLARLALEKFGGDSLVETQRNLNGYLEQIRKF; encoded by the coding sequence ATGCTTCAATTCTCTACAGCCGGTGAAAGCCACGGAGAGGCTCTTGTGGCCATGCTCAGCGGCCTCCCCGCCGGGGTTCCGGTGGACAGCGCATTCCTTGCACGTGAACTGTGGCGGCGCCAGCAGGGCTTCGGCCGCGGCGGTCGCATGCGTATCGAGACGGATACCGCGCATATCCTCTCCGGTGTTCGTCACGGTAAGACCATTGGTTCGCCCATTGCGATGACCATTGCCAACCGCGACTGGAAGAACTGGGAAGAGATTCTCCCAGTGGAAGAAGGCGATCCCTCGCGGCATAAGGCTGTGGCATCGCCGCGCCCGGGCCATGCAGATCTGGCAGGCGCTCTGAAGTACAACTTCGCGGATGCCCGTTACATCCTGGAACGCGCGTCCGCACGCGAATCCACGGCACGCGTGGCCGCTGGCGCCATTGCCAAGATGCTCCTGCGCTCATTGGGGATTGAGGTGCTTTCGCACGTGGTTCGTGTCGGCGCTGTGGAACTGCAGCGGCCTTACCAGTGGGACGAGATTGTTGCCAGCACCGCGCGTGAGGCCGTCCTGCTGAACTGCATTGATCCTGAAGTCGAGCAGCAGATGAAGGGCGAAGTGGATAAGGCGCTGCGTACCGGGGATACCGTGGGTGGGGTCTTTGAGGTGGTAGCGCATGGCGTGCCTGCCGGCATCGGAAGCCACGTGACCTGGGAAGGCCGCCTGGATGGATTGCTGGCGCAGGCGGTGATGAGTCTGCAGGCGGTCAAGGCGGTTGAGATTGGCCGCGGTGTGACGGCTGCGGAGTCCATGGGATCGACCGTGCACGACGCCATTCACTACGCCACGGAAGAGGAAGCTGCCGCAGCGCACACGCGCTTCACCCGTGAGAGCAATAATGCGGGTGGCATTGAAGGTGGCATCTCCAACGGTCAGGACGTGACCGTGCGCGGCTATCTGAAGCCCATCAGCACGCTGCGCCGTCCGCTGGCGTCGGTGAACTTCGACACCCGCGAACCGGTTAAGGCGGCGTATGAACGCAGCGATGTCTGCGTGGTCCCTGCTGCTGGTGTGGCGGCTGAGGCGATGGTCGCCATTACGCTGGCACGGTTGGCGCTGGAGAAGTTCGGTGGCGACAGCCTGGTGGAAACGCAGCGCAACCTCAATGGTTATCTTGAGCAGATCCGGAAGTTCTAA
- a CDS encoding diguanylate cyclase domain-containing protein: MEIQNQSDITPLLNEEIRRFETGRVAWLHFTPEVENRYLRDTAASRANTLLTHGLFAGIVYDFFLLSDYFMAPDHILRAAFVRLLIFTPIMLLAATIVRYQQNVALREISVAIACLTGTLGILYLHHGINSTVSIEAQLGLILMLLGMNCLIRLELVYATATTLLMAVADVLWLKNDDFLPVTHKLVVGGMMVWSVLLTLAANYAISRDRRFSYLLQLHGRLQRGMLADANAELVALSSTDRLTGLPNRLAYDSRLTLIWNMTRESRTPLSVVMVDVDHFKLVNDTYGHPYGDRVLQRVASLLQQALREEDDFVARIGGEEFVVLLPHTDSISAVKVAERIRTLVQVAGSPALQRDTTLHHEVWTTVSCGVATQLPSHAGSDPAQLIADADAAMYRAKQEGRNRVCCAPIPPSPARLTIFPGGAQRA; encoded by the coding sequence ATGGAAATTCAGAATCAAAGTGATATCACGCCCCTGCTGAATGAGGAGATCCGTCGCTTTGAGACGGGTCGTGTGGCGTGGCTGCATTTCACACCCGAAGTGGAGAACCGATACCTGCGCGATACCGCAGCATCGCGTGCGAACACGCTGCTGACCCACGGCCTGTTCGCGGGCATTGTGTACGACTTCTTCCTTCTCAGTGACTACTTCATGGCGCCAGACCATATCCTCCGCGCCGCATTTGTACGCCTCTTAATCTTCACGCCCATCATGCTCCTGGCCGCAACCATTGTTCGATACCAGCAGAATGTAGCGTTACGCGAAATCAGCGTAGCGATCGCCTGCCTGACGGGAACCCTGGGCATCCTTTATCTGCATCACGGGATCAATAGCACGGTCTCCATCGAGGCGCAGCTGGGACTGATCCTGATGCTGTTAGGCATGAATTGCCTGATCCGCCTTGAGCTGGTTTATGCCACTGCGACAACGTTACTGATGGCAGTGGCAGACGTGCTGTGGCTAAAGAACGATGACTTTCTCCCTGTGACGCATAAGTTAGTGGTTGGCGGCATGATGGTGTGGTCTGTGCTGCTGACGCTTGCTGCCAACTATGCCATCTCGCGTGATCGCCGTTTCTCCTATCTTCTGCAACTACATGGAAGACTGCAGAGAGGCATGCTGGCCGATGCAAATGCAGAACTCGTGGCGCTTTCCTCCACGGACCGCCTCACTGGATTGCCAAACCGGCTGGCCTATGACTCACGACTGACACTCATATGGAATATGACCAGGGAAAGCCGTACGCCGCTCAGCGTAGTGATGGTGGATGTCGACCATTTCAAGCTTGTGAACGACACCTATGGCCATCCCTATGGCGACCGCGTTCTGCAACGTGTCGCGTCGCTGCTGCAGCAGGCGCTGCGTGAGGAGGACGACTTTGTGGCGCGCATAGGAGGCGAGGAATTCGTGGTGCTGCTGCCCCATACCGACTCCATTTCCGCAGTCAAAGTGGCGGAACGTATCCGTACCCTGGTGCAGGTAGCCGGTTCACCCGCACTGCAGCGAGATACAACACTACATCATGAGGTCTGGACCACAGTCAGTTGTGGCGTAGCCACTCAGTTGCCCTCCCATGCAGGCAGTGATCCGGCGCAACTGATTGCGGATGCGGACGCGGCCATGTACCGGGCAAAACAGGAAGGAAGAAACCGCGTGTGCTGCGCGCCTATCCCGCCGTCGCCCGCACGACTGACCATCTTCCCGGGTGGTGCACAACGCGCTTAG